Below is a window of Lacrimispora xylanolytica DNA.
AAAACTTGCCACTGAATTCTTTAAAGCTTAAAACAGAAACAATATCGATACAAAATAAGGGTCTGCCGCAGGAAGTAATTCGTGTGACAGACCCTTTATTATATCATTTCTTAGATATCTTGTTCGTTAAGAACAAAGTTGGAATGAGTAATACAAAACTAAGGACTAAGGCTAACATGAAACCATTGTGGTAGGCAGTGGTCATGAGAGAAATTGTTGGTACAAAGGAAAAGCTATTATTTGTCATTTCCATGCATAGTCTCCGGAACTACTTCCCGGCTTGTTTCCAAAGGCTGATTGGAGGTCCGGCTTCCTTCCCAATAGCGGTAACCATAAACTCCTCCGGCTATGACACCTACAAACAGAATCAGTACAAACAAAAACAGCATGAACCCTCCAAAAATTTCCCGCCCACGGCTTTGTCTGCGCCTTCGGCTGTGGCTTCTTCTACGAATGGTATCTCTCTGGCTCATTTGCTTTCTGCCGTCCTTTCTTTTTATCAATCCGTTACATATTTTTTGTAAATTTCAAAAAAATTAGTAGTCGTGGTCTTATCTTCCTTGGAGAACCTGACATCCTTCCATATCTCATTGCTGAAGGTCACAGGATTTTCCTCTTTATATTTATTATAAATCTGGTCAAAGGCTTCTTTTTTCCGTTTCCGGTACAATCCGGCTTTTCTTTCCTGGGTAGCTGTCTCATCATAATCATCGACGCATTTGATAAGGTAAAACCTTCCATTATCTTCCACTACAGGGCTGATTTCTCCTTCTAACAAGGCAAATGCAGCCTCTTCATAGGCCTTGGACACCTCTCCTCTTCCAATATGGCGTTCCATTGTCTCCTCTATGGAATGCTCTCTTGCCAGGGCAGAAAAATCAGCTCCCTCAGCCGTTGTAAGGGACAGAACCTGATCCGCCTGGGTCTTGTCTGTGAGAACGATCTGGTCTACGATAATGACCTTTGCTTCACTGTCACTGATTTCCAGATTCATATC
It encodes the following:
- a CDS encoding peptidylprolyl isomerase, giving the protein MKGEKKPRGRIFLAVLALIALLTGCKADIPIVSEIAETKAYTLPQSMIILATERNRYQQIYTSQIWGIDLPGDQNFETYLIEQVKEFLQEMKMMNLLAESKGVTLTSSEKEKVRKASDEYFGSLTKEDIAYMGITEEDVHSMYEQYYLSNKVVTELTKDMNLEISDSEAKVIIVDQIVLTDKTQADQVLSLTTAEGADFSALAREHSIEETMERHIGRGEVSKAYEEAAFALLEGEISPVVEDNGRFYLIKCVDDYDETATQERKAGLYRKRKKEAFDQIYNKYKEENPVTFSNEIWKDVRFSKEDKTTTTNFFEIYKKYVTD